In Rutidosis leptorrhynchoides isolate AG116_Rl617_1_P2 chromosome 6, CSIRO_AGI_Rlap_v1, whole genome shotgun sequence, the DNA window gatatatatcgtagttatttatgtcaatgttcttaacatcatatgaaccaaTAAAgatatctatgaaatcattcaacttctaaagaattattttgaaatgaaagatcatgaaaaaaaatcaagtattaccttggattgcaaattgagcatatgcctaatgatttacttgtacatcaaacaacttataccgaaaagattttaaaacattttttttaaagacaaacccattgttgttagatcactcaatattgacactgatctatttcatccctgcgaagatcatgaagatcttaatagatcggaagttccatattttagtgcaattgaggttcttatatatcttataaattgtacaagacctgacatttctcttgcagttaatttgttgacgaGATTCAACTCAACTTCTACCAAATGAccatggaatgggatcaaacacatattttgatacctttgAGGAACTgccgatttaaaattattttattctaacgcttcaaaacaagatttggttaattatgtatatgcaggtcattcatcaaatcctcataaagataaatctcaaactcgatatgtattccttaatggaggtaccacaaaatcatggcgttcttaaaacaaacacttgttgcaccatcatcaaatcatgacgaagtgatcgaacaagacacatacctcctagattcttctcatacactcaagatctcattaaggacaaccagattgaaataagATATGTTCAATCCAACAAAACTCTACTGATCTTTTccccaaagcacttccaactgctattttcagaacacacgttcacaatatttgcatgaggcatgttcaaaagatgtgacgattcagcaatgtctacttgagggggagtcaactctatgctgcactctttttcccttgactaaagtttttatcctactgggtttttctttagcaaggtttttaacgaggcagtaataatGTAGTTGAATTTTTAATGAAACAAAATTGTCGTCCAAGGAGGAGTGTTATAAGTCATAAACTTTTGATAAAGTGGCCGACACTTTTGATAAAGTAGATTTAGTAGATCAATAAATTTGGTGGATCAAACTCACGGATATTATTGTTccacctaactgcacagtgaattattgtactataaATATGCTATTGATTGTAATCACTAGACACACCATTTTTTAAATAAGAATTTAATCTCTTATATCTCCCTTCATATTAGTTTCTTTCCTTCATATTAGTAGGATGTATGCCATATACAATATCAAATTATAACAGAGTTAAAAttcttttatattatattatttcatgtatgtaaaataaaaatatagtaaAAAGTTAACAGTAAAACTATAAAGTAAACAAAACAGTATGATAATGAAAATTCTTAAAATGTGTGTTTTTTGTATGCTAACCATCCCAAGGTAGCccaagtggttggggccctgagatccttgcaagaggtctcaggttcaattcttggggtggcTAGGGAAgagttggaaacagccagggagtattcctgataggctgcgtacactagagtatggggtcggattactcgcccttcccgggtaacccgaacagggaaaaccttacaactttttGGATAGAATATTAAAAGAAACTTTGATCTTATtttctattagttataataataaaactatGAGTCAGTAGTACTAAATTTCAGTTACCTAAAAGTTTCTTTTTAGGTGTAAAGATAATAAAAGCTTTACTTGAACTGAAATTGTAGTATAGAAAAGTTGCAAAATTACGATTTCCACACCCATGATACTTGACATTTTGACAGTTGTTAGTAACAAGATCACCCCTGAGCAACAACGAGTATCGAGTTAACTCAGCGGAGTATGATAAGCTAACAAGAGCATCTAAAATTTCCGACATAAAGTTTAACTTGCAGGTAATACTGGATTTTATTAACAGTAATAGAACCACAACATTGTGTCCTTAACATGAGTGTCTTAAATCCACTTTAAATAAATATAGTACTAGTCCAGATAAGATTAACTTCCTGCCAATGCAACTTCAGTGCAATACACAATTGAGAAGTTTAGAAAGTAGAACCATTCCATCCAAAGAAAGAACCCTGCAAAACAGCACGGAGTATATTTTTATAATCATCACAAAGACTTGCAAGAAATGTGTTAGTGGGTCAAACCAACCTGACCCATTTAGACCTTACCAGAAAATCAAAATGATTCAACCCAGACTCGCTACCTAACCCACCCATCTTATGACCTTTAATTAACAATAAAAAATCCTTAACAATGTTTCCAATTTTGAAGTATAGAAAAATGTCCAACAACTTTCTTTGATTCTGATTATAGTGAAGGGTGATTTACATGATCTAGATGACTCAAGACTGGTGTAAAGCATGCAGACACTGTGCATTTTCTTGACTTTGATAGGCCTAAATACACAGGAAAACTAAAATGAGAAGAAAAAAAACGACATTAATTTACAGAATATTGAGATCGTTAGATTAGCTTGCCTTGGCATCATAGAATTTGAGGAAAAATCGTGACTTGGGAACCGACAGTTTGGTCTCAAGAATTTCGGCAACTGCGGCACTTAGCTTTTTGTTTACATCAGCATTAAGACCACCAATTGACACGATCTCACCATAGGCTGCTGGCTGTTCAGTGCCTCCAAAGGCAATGGGTACAGAACCCTTCAACACGATCATGACGTACTGTACAATTGAAAATCATAAGAAAAGGTTTGTAAGGATTTTGAAGTGACTGTATAATGTCATTTTTGACTTCAATAACATCTTGTAATTTCAACCCATTGGCTTATGAACGGGTAATGAGTCAAATGGgtaaaactcatatatatatatatatatatatatatatatatatatatatatatatatatatatatataatggttcaaAAGTCACCCAGTTCTTAGGTTTTATTAGAGCATAAAAGGTGCTAGATAAGTGCTAAATAAACTTGGTTGACAAATTGTAATGCTACTGTACAAAATATGAAAATTAGAAATTGAGCAACAAGTGCTTCAAATACAAAACAGACATATGTGGAACAAGTGATAACCGTTTCTCTGGATTCTTACAGCCTAAGCATGAGACTAAGTTCCAAATCATACAAATATAAGCTAATAGAATCACATACAACACTGCTTATCATCATGTTCCA includes these proteins:
- the LOC139852151 gene encoding uncharacterized protein, producing the protein MPCLNLSTNVNLDGVDTSSILSEATSIVAKLIGKPEAYVMIVLKGSVPIAFGGTEQPAAYGEIVSIGGLNADVNKKLSAAVAEILETKLSVPKSRFFLKFYDAKGSFFGWNGSTF